DNA from Candidatus Neomarinimicrobiota bacterium:
CAAAGCGACCCTACCTGTGGGCCTGGCTGCTGCCGCCAACCCTGGCTGTCGTGACAGGGCTGCTCACGTGGGCATCCGGCCAATCGCACCCTGGCTCTGGCTGAGGCACAGCAGGGCATCAGCTCGATAGATGGATCCATGAGAAGCCTCCACGGCCAGAGTAGTACGGAACAATGCCAATGGGCCCAGTTCCTCCAGCAGCGTGCCGGATACATGGGAGCGGGTGAGTTCCTGGTAGAATTGCTCAAGTCACGCAACGATCCACGACTGACGATCTACTTTACTAGCGCCCAGGATGCCGATACCGTCCGCGGCGCACCTCCCGGTGTCGGAGATACCAAGGCATCTACGCTTAATCCCGCTTACCTGGCAGCCGACGACGCGTCGATTGACCTGCTCAGCTTCGAAGAGAATAACCTCATTATTGCCGAATGTCAGTACTATGCCGGCAATGAGGCAGAGGCACTGGCTGCCCTTAACGACGTACGTACAGCCCTGGAGTCCAAGTGGGGTCTGGACGCCGGGACCTATCCCGCTCTGACGGGACTCACAGGCGAAGACCTGCTTCACGCCATTCTAGAAGAAAAGTACATCTCACTCT
Protein-coding regions in this window:
- a CDS encoding SusD/RagB family nutrient-binding outer membrane lipoprotein — its product is MRSLHGQSSTEQCQWAQFLQQRAGYMGAGEFLVELLKSRNDPRLTIYFTSAQDADTVRGAPPGVGDTKASTLNPAYLAADDASIDLLSFEENNLIIAECQYYAGNEAEALAALNDVRTALESKWGLDAGTYPALTGLTGEDLLHAILEEKYISLFLNIEVWNDYKRNCYPELVPYGGVKIPGRILYSDAEVQANRNVPADPLRNDNDPNVCP